A region of Lycium barbarum isolate Lr01 chromosome 3, ASM1917538v2, whole genome shotgun sequence DNA encodes the following proteins:
- the LOC132631632 gene encoding FRIGIDA-like protein 3, translated as MEDTQSVATLMDSTTSKIHQLQKAFAELESHRAITINLKWKQLEEHFDGLQRSLKRRFTELEEQEKEFETKIVQSNELMEKRQAAVIAKEQASLERLQEKRDAAVSAIAIVLEKQRKPYSAEPVVINSAEEQGGPSFLEAKPISGANETYTEDNRKHSETAIVEVKSYPELVKLCQDMDSDSLHKFISDNLRNLAAVREEIPLALRAADDPASLVLDSLKGFYPSEVSISDAKKDANLLGLRRTCIMLMECLSILLTTLEIDSMSRIISENVKERAKVIAKGWKPKLDELDIGANNGNSLDAQAFLQLLATFDISSNFNQDDLFKLLPMVSRRRQAADLCRSLGLSDRMPGVIDVLVSKGRHIDAVNLTFAFELTERFSPVSLLKSYLNEASKASSPVKSGNASPTVQNDVNEKELAALKSVIKCIEDHKLQEQYPADNLQKRILQLEKAKADKKRATEVVKPQTKRPRANGVGNGPRVTNVAADKNFYAARVTDTYPQYVYDRPYAYPVASDTHVPSFLGTPAYSVSSGHGNFFGNGYHYQAAYLH; from the exons ATGGAAGACACACAATCAGTTGCAACATTGATGGACTCTACAACCTCTAAGATACATCAACTACAGAAAGCATTTGCTGAGTTGGAAAGTCACCGTGCTATTACTATCAACCTGAAATGGAAGCAACTTGAAGAACACTTTGATGGGCTGCAGAGGTCCTTGAAAAGGCGTTTCACTGAACTGGAAGAACAAGAGAAGGAGTTTGAAACAAAAATAGTTCAATCTAATGAGCTAATGGAGAAGCGTCAAGCAGCTGTTATTGCTAAGGAGCAAGCTTCACTTGAGAGGCTCCAGGAGAAAAGGGATGCAGCCGTCTCTGCCATTGCTATTGTTCTGGAGAAGCAACGGAAACCTTATTCAGCAGAGCCTGTAGTTATTAACAGTGCGGAGGAGCAAGGTGGCCCATCTTTTCTGGAGGCAAAGCCCATTTCTGGGGCAAATGAGACTTATACAGAGGATAATAGAAAACATTCTGAGACTGCAATTGTGGAAGTCAAGTCTTATCCAGAGCTAGTGAAGCTATGCCAAGATATGGATTCAGACAGCCTCCATAAATTTATATCAGACAACCTCAGGAACCTGGCTGCTGTAAGGGAGGAGATTCCACTTGCTTTAAGAGCTGCAGATGACCCTGCCTCTCTTGTTCTGGACTCACTCAAGGGTTTCTATCCCTCAGAAGTGTCAATTTCTGATGCTAAAAAGGATGCAAATCTTTTAGGCCTTCGACGAACTTGTATTATGCTAATGGAATGCCTTAGCATTTTATTAACCACCCTGGAAATTGATTCTATGTCAAGAATAATATCTGAAAATGTAAAGGAACGTGCAAAAGTGATTGCTAAAGGGTGGAAACCTAAGTTAGATGAACTTGACATTGGTGCAAATAATGGGAATTCCTTGGACGCTCAGGCATTTTTACAGCTTCTAGCTACTTTTGATATTAGTTCTAACTTCAACCAGGATGATTTATTCAAGTTGCTTCCAATGGTTTCACGTCGTCGCCAAGCTGCTGATCTCTGTCGTTCCCTTGGACTGTCTGACAGAATGCCAG GTGTTATTGATGTCTTGGTTAGTAAAGGGAGGCATATAGATGCTGTTAATCTAACTTTTGCCTTTGAGCTGACTGAGCGATTCTCACCCGTTTCCTTACTGAAATCCTACTTGAACGAAGCAAGTAAAGCATCTTCACCTGTGAAATCTGGAAATGCTTCGCCTACTGTACAG AATGATGTCAATGAGAAGGAACTGGCTGCTTTAAAGTCTGTAATTAAATGCATTGAAGACCATAAGCTTCAGGAGCAATACCCAGCGGATAACCTCCAGAAAAGGATTCTTCAGTTGGAGAAAGCAAAGGCAGATAAGAAAAGGGCAACCGAAGTTGTGAAACCTCAAACCAAGAGGCCTCGTGCCAACGGTGTAGGAAATGGGCCCCGAGTCACTAACGTTGCTGCTGACAAGAACTTCTATGCTGCTAGGGTGACTGATACGTACCCGCAATATGTGTATGACAGACCATATGCTTACCCCGTTGCAAGTGACACCCATGTTCCATCATTTTTGGGTACTCCTGCTTACAGCGTTTCCTCTGGGCATGGCAACTTCTTTGGAAATGGCTACCATTACCAGGCCGCTTACCTGCACTAA